CGGAAGAAATGGCCGCGCAGGCGTTGAAGATTTGCGGTATCAAGGGGCTTCGCGTCGAAGGGTTGTTCACGCATTTTGCGCGCGCCGATGAGAAAAACGACGAGGCGACCGCCGCGCAGTTCGCTTTGTTTTCGGCTGTTTCCGACGCTTTGGATGCGGCGGGAGTTAAGATCAGATACCGCCATTGCTGCAATTCCGCCGGTATGCTTGCGTATCCGGAATACCGTCTGAATATGTGCCGGCCAGGGCTTATACTTTACGGACTTTCTCCTTTCGGCGGCGAATACGGAACGCCGGCTATGACGCTGAAGACCGTGGTTTCGCAGATTAAGACGGTTCCTGCCGGTACGTCGATAAGCTACGGCGGCAGGTTTGTTACAAAGCGCGACAGCCGAATCGCCGTGCTTCCCGTCGGGTACGCGGACGGATTTGCTCGTTTGCTTTCCGGCAAAGCGCAGGTTCTGATCAACGGCGAACGGGTAAATACCGTCGGAAACGTCTGTATGGACATGACGATGGCAGACGTTACGGATAAAAACGTTTCCGAAGGGGATACCGCCGTTATCATCGGCGCCGAGGGCGGCGAGCGTATAACCGCGGAAGATATCGCGCGTCTTACCGGAACGATACCTTATGAGGTTATTTCGCTGATAGGTAAGCGCGTCCCGCGCGTATTCATAAAAAACGGCGAGATCGTCGGCAGCACGGGGCTGCTCGAGCATTAACATCGCTTCTCATCTCCGAATAGAATGATACAGGGACGGAAATAATTTTTGTATCGTTGTTTAATCGAGTCTTCAAACGGCAAGAATAGTGTTGAAAGCCGCGGATTCGATAAACGGAGATGATTGCATTGAATGTTTTCAGAGGAGATATTTATTACGCGGATCTGAGTCCGGTCGTCGGCTCGGAGCAGGGCGGCACGCGTCCCGTGCTGATCGTTCAGAACGATGTCGGGAACAAATACAGTCCGACCGTCATTGCTGCGGCAATAACGTCTCAGACCGGCAAAGCTCGTTTGCCGACGCACATACCTATTCCTGCCGCTAACTGCGGACTCGAGAAGGATTCCGTTGTGCTGCTTGAGCAGGTCAGAACGATCGACAAGCAGCGTTTGAAGGAGCGTATGGGGCATATAGGCGATGAATCGATGAACAGGGTGAACGAAGCGCTTACAATAAGCTTCGGTCTTTGATGCGGATGAGTATTCATATCTGCGGTTTATATCAGAAGTTAAGATGAGCATCGGGTTGCGTTTTTGCGCCCCGATGCTCGGTCTTTTTGTGAAATGTATAATGTGTATATGTGTGGGATCGCGGGTGTAAACATTGAGTAGAAAAATAAATTTTGCGCTGAAAAACAAAGCGCGAAGAATAGGGAGTTTTTCACATTTTCCACCGAGTTTTCAACAGTTCGAAGCGAAAAATGATTTCCGTTCTGTATATTTTTTCCAACGCAGGAGAGCGAAAAATGAATATTTATCTATGGTTTTGATATCGAAAGCGAATGAATACGCAATAACAGGCGTTTGATGATGTATAATTATGAATTATCATAAAAACACCGGCTGAAGAACGATTCAGCCGGTGTTTTGTGTTTATTAATCCTCGCGGATTATTGCGATGTGGACGTCGGAAAGCTGTTTCGGGTCGACCTCTGAAGGGGCTCCCATCATAAGGTCTTGTGCGTTCTTGTTCATCGGGAACGGGATGACCTCGCGGATGGAATCCTCTCCGGCGAGCAGCATCACCATACGGTCGACTCCCGGGGCGATGCCTGCGTGCGGCGGCGCTCCGTAGCAGAACGCGCCGTACATGGCGGGGAACTTGGCGCGGACGTCTTCTTCACCGAGCCCGACGATGTTGAACGCCTTGATCATCAAATCCGGATCATGGTTTCTGACTGCGCCGGAGCTCAATTCAACTCCGTTGCAGACCAGGTCGTACTGGTAGGCGAGGATATCAAGCGGCTCCTTGCTTTCGAGAGCTTCAAGCCCGCCCTGCGGCATTGAGAAGGGGTTGTGACAGAATTCGAGTTCGCCGGATTCTTCGCCGATTTCATACATCGGGAAGTCGACTATCCAGCAGAATTCGTACTTTTCCTTATCCATATGGCCGGGAACGGAGGCGCCGAGCAGCTTGCGAAGTACGCCGGCGGTTTTCTGCGCTGTGAGCTTTTTGCCCGCGGCGAGCGCTACGAAACTGTTGGGCTTCAGTCCGAGTTTTTCGACGACCGCGTCTTTGCGGTCTATGAGGAACTTTGAAATGCCGCCTGTGAGTTCTCCGTTTTCATCGAGACGGAACCAGCACGCCTTGCTGCCGGAGATGACTTCAGTATCGGCTATGAGCTTATCTATGAACTTGCGCGTTTCGTTAAAGTCACTGACAACGACGGCTCGTACTTCGGCGCCTTCGAACGGACCGAAGCCGCAGCCCTGCATTTCAGCGGTGACGTCGGTCACGGTCAGGTCAATGCGCAGATCGGGTTTGTCCGTGCCGTATTTTTCCATCGCGTCGAGATATGCAATGCGCGCGAATGGGGCGGAGGAAGCGGTGTTATACTTGCCGTACTTGGCAAAGATGGGCGGGAGCACGTCCTCAAGCACCGCGAACACGTCCTCCTGCGAGGCGAACGCCATCTCCATATCAAGCTGATAGAACTCACCGGGGCTTCTGTCGGCTCTCGCGTCTTCATCGCGGAAACAGGGCGCGATCTGGAAGTATCTGTCAAAACCGGACGCCATAAGCAGCTGCTTGAACTGCTGCGGCGCCTGAGGCAGCGCATAAAACTTGCCGGGGTGGTTGCGTGAAGGCACGAGGTAGTCGCGCGCGCCTTCCGGCGAGGAACTGGTGAGGATCGGAGTGGTTATCTCCATAAAACCGTGATCTATCATCGAGGCGCGAAGCGCCGCGACGATATTGCTGCGAAGGATGATGTTCTTTTTGACCTCCGGATTGCGCAGGTCGAGGTACCTGTATTTGAGACGGGCGTTCTCGTCCGCTTCTTTTGATTTGTTGATCTCAAAGGGCAGGGAGTTGAAGCGGCACTTGCCGAGCACCGTTATCTGCGTCGGAACGACCTCGATATCACCGGTTGCCTGCTTCGGATTCTTGGACTGGCGCTCGCGTACCGTGCCGGTGACGCTGATTGTGGATTCCTTATTGATTTCCTTGAACGCCGCCATCATTTCCGCGCTTTCCGCAACGAGCTGAGTCGTGCCGTAAAAGTCGCGCAGCACGACGAACGCGAAGTTTGAACCTACTTCGCGGACGTTTTCCATCCAACCGCAAAGCGTGACGTTTTTCCCCGCGTCTGAAAGACGGAGCTCGCCGCAGTTGTGCGTTCTCGACTGGAACATATCTATCCCTCTTCCGTATTCGTTATCTTGATTATTTTCTCACATTTGTCAAAGATTGTCAATAGCTATGAAGTAAATCTTATATATCATTGGACAAGTCGTGAAAAGCGTGGTATAATAAATATATCAAATAAAGGAGGAGAAAATATGTCGGTGCTGAAAGTCACTTCTGAAAACTATGAACGGGAGGTTTTGAATTCCGAGCTGCCCGTCGTTATCGACTTCTGGGCGTCGTGGTGCGGGCCGTGCCGTTTGTTGGCTCCGATCATCGAGCAGTTCGCCGCGGAATACGACGGTAAACTTAAAGTGTGTAAGATTGACGTTGATGAAGAGCAGGAGATCGCCGCCTCTTACAGGGTTATGAGCATACCCACGGTCGTTATGTTGAAGAACGGCGAAGTTACCGCTACCGCCGTCGGATACAGATCGAAGCACAGTCTCGAGGAGGAGCTCGGGCTGAATCCGCCCAGACTTCGCAACACCGACGTGTTTCGGTGATGTGTTTGGGTTTGCATTAGCCGTAATACGGATAAAAAACGCATCTTTTGGCACGCCAAAAGATGCGTTTTTTAAGGCTGGAATTACCGTTTTGGCAAAAATGAGGGTATCGTTAGATCCCGCAATATGATTTTCCGTAGGGAATATAAATATAACTGAAAAGGGTTGCTGTTTGTTAAAACAACAACCCTTTTCTGGTGCGGTCGGGGGGACTTGAACCCCCACGAGATTGCTCTCACTAGCCCCTCAAGCTAGCGCGTCTGCCTATTCCGCCACGACCGCGTGCAAGAGGTATTATAATCGAATACCTTCGACTTGTCAACAGTAATTTTTCATTTTTCCGAAAAAAGTTACAGTATATTCAGTTTCCTGTTTATGATCGAGTTTGCGCTTTCGAAGCAGCCGACGCAGAGCGCGGAGAAGAATACCGCCGCAAAAAGGCCGTAATCGCTCATTGTCTTCACCGTGCCTTCTCCAATGAATGCGAAGATCTTATCGAATACGCCGAATTCGAACATCAGGTAGCTTATTCCACCGAGCGTGCATATTATGATAATCCCGCCGATTATCGTGGCGGCAAGACGCTGTTTGAGGAAAAGGTGTCCGATTGCCGAGGCGAGGTATATACCGGCAACTATGACGGACGCTATCAGCAGCGCGAGCAGCGCCGCCATAAAATTGTAGAAAAAACCGAATCCGGAGTTAAAAAAGACCGACACGACCGGCGGGAGCTCCGCGTGATAAAGCCAATAAGAAAAGACGGATACTCCCATCGTGCAGGCGCACCAAACCATTGCGGTCGTAAACCTTGCCGTAAGATGCTCGCGTACGGTTGCGGGGATCGCCATCGTCGTTGCGCCCTCGTCGCCGAGCATGGAACGGTATACACGCTGCGCGACAACGTAAAGGGTCAAAAAGATTCCGAGCGCGATAACGAGTTCGTTTAGTATGCGTACGACGTTTATCACCGTTTGCATAACCATCGCTTCGGATGAACCTCCGAAGACGTTGAGCAGACGCCCCGCGCCGGAGGCTACAAGCATTGCCGCATAAAGAGGGAGCATGGTCTTCCAGGAGGATATGAATTCGTGCTTGATGAGTTTCTTCAGCATTTGTATTCCTCCGTAAAAAGGGCGTGGATGGATTTGCCCTTATCAGCGCGCAGCTTTTCCGCGTTTTCAAACAGGGCTATTCTGCCGGCGCTGACGAAAGCGGCGTGGGTGATTATCCTCTCTACGTCGGACGGCGTGCGCGATGAAATGATTACCGTGCTCTTCTCAGTGTGAGCCGATACTATCGAGTCGAGGATATAACTCAAAGTAGCGGTGTCGACCGCTTCGACCGGACTGTCAAGCAGATAGAGCGTTGCGTTTCTGCTTAAGGTAAGCGAAAGCCGGAGCTTCTGAAGACTGCCTTTCGATAGATCTGCCGTTTTTTCTTTTAATTCGATACCGAGCGCCGAGAGAAGCGAGAGGGCTTTTTCTTCGTCGAAATCGGCGTAGAAATCGCGGTAGAATCTGAGTGCGCCGATTACCGAAGCGTTGTCGCCGAAGCTTTCTTCATGGGGCAAAAACGCGGTTACGCGTTTTGTGTCGACTCCGGGCTTGTTACCGTTGATAAACACTTCTCCGCCGCTTGGAGTCAGAAGTCCGGCGGCGAGTTTCAGAAGCGTCGTCTTACCGCTGCCTTCAACGCCGAAAAGCCCGACGATGCAGCCGGGTTCAACTGCGAAATCGAGCTCGTTTACGGCGACAACCTCGCCGTATTTTTTAATTAGCTTTTTACATTCCAATATCGGGGACAAATCGGCACCTCCGCAGATATTCAGTAAAAACCGCGGCTGCCGAAAGGCTACCGCGGCGAGGATTATTTTCTGTAAAGCCGTTTGCCGCGAATCACCGGTTCGCTGGTGAGATTGATGCCGAGCTTCTTCAGCGTCGACTCGTCGACGCTTGCAAGCATGACCGAGGAATGCATTTCCGCATGTCTGAGCTTGCTGAGCTGCTTAAGGGCGAGCTCTGCGGTCGGATTCATGGCGGCGCTTATTGCAAGAGCGATAAGTATCTCGTCCGTGTGAAGACGCGGATTGCTGTTGCCGAGGTCGACGGTCTTGAGTTTCTGGATTGGCTCGATAATTATGGGGGATATCAGCAGTATATCGTGGTGGATTCCGCCGAGCACCTTAAGGGAATTGAGCAGCGCGGCGGCTGCGGCTCCGAGCAGGGAGGAAGTCTTGCCGGTAATTATCCTTCCGTCGTCGAGCTGTATAGCGGCGGCAGGAGCGCCGGTTTCCTTTTCGCGATCAAGCGCGGCCGCAACTACGGGGCGGAAGCTTTCGTCAACGCCTGCCTGCTTCATCAGCATTTCGTTTTTGTAGACGGCTTCACTGCTGACCTTGCCGTTTTTGGCGGCGCAAACGGTGTTGTAATATCTGCGGACGATTTCCTGATTCGACGCCTCGCATACGACTTCGTCGTCTATTATGCAGTTGCCCGCCATATTGACGCCCATATCCGTCGGGGATTTGTAGGGGCATTCTCCGCCGGTGATCTGTTCGAACAGCGCCTTGAGTACGGGGAATATCTCGACGTCGCGGTTGTAGTTGACTGCGGTCGTTCCGTAAGCTTCGAGATGGAACGGATCGATCATATTAACGTCGTTGAGGTCGGAGGTGGCTGCCTCGTACGCAAGGTTGACAGGGTGCTTCAGCGGCAGATTCCAAATGGGGAAGGTTTCGAATTTCGCATATCCCGATTTGATTCCGCGCTTGCTGTCATGATACAGCTGCGAGAGACAGGTTGCCATTTTGCCGCTTCCCGGGCCGGGAGCGGTGACGACGACGAGCGGCCGGGAGGTCTCTATATATTCGTTTTTTCCGAAACCGTCGTCGCTGACGATGAGCGGAATATTGGAGGGATATCCGTCTATGCGGTAATGCCGATAGACCTTCAGCCCGAGATTCTCAAGACGCTCCTTGAAAAGTCTGCATGCGGGCTGATCGCTGTACTGCGTTATTACGACGCTGCTGACGAACAGTCCGCAGTCGCGGAAAGCGTCGATGAGGCGCAAAACGTCGGAGTCATAAGTTATGCCGAGATCTCCGCGGATCTTACTGTTCTCGATATCGGATGAGTTGATAACTACGACGACCTCCGCCTTGTCGGCGACCTTCAGCAGCATCCTGATTTTAGAGTCGGGCTCAAATCCGGGGAGTACTCGCGAAGCGTGCAGATCGTCGAACAATTTGCCGCCGAATTCGAGGTAAAGCTTTCCGCCGAACTGATCGATGCGCTTTTCGATGTTCTCGGATTGCATAGCTATATACTTTGCGTTGTCAAATCCGACTTTAAACATAACGTACCTCCGACAGAATTAATCAAATATGAAGTTATTATATTACAATTCGACGGAAGTTTCAACCGTTATTTAAAAAATGAAAACAAAAATATTGATAATTTCGGGAGAAAATGATAACATAGTATCAAATCATAATAACCGGAGGGTGAAATGAACGGCAACGATCTTATTGCGCTCGCTAAAGAGGCGAGGAAGAAGGCGTATTCGCCATACTCGGGCTTTTCCGTCGGAGCTGCGCTGCTGACTAAGACCGGTAAGGTTTTCACCGGA
The genomic region above belongs to Clostridia bacterium and contains:
- the alr gene encoding alanine racemase → MDQYLKRTWAEVDLDAIAHNYEMIKKAAGNAECMCIVKADAYGHGAVPVARQLFDCGARFFAVSNIEEALQLRDGGISGGILILGYTPPELADVLYINDISQTVFSLSGAEKLAHAAGSRSIKVHIKLDTGMSRLGLNGSAEEMAAQALKICGIKGLRVEGLFTHFARADEKNDEATAAQFALFSAVSDALDAAGVKIRYRHCCNSAGMLAYPEYRLNMCRPGLILYGLSPFGGEYGTPAMTLKTVVSQIKTVPAGTSISYGGRFVTKRDSRIAVLPVGYADGFARLLSGKAQVLINGERVNTVGNVCMDMTMADVTDKNVSEGDTAVIIGAEGGERITAEDIARLTGTIPYEVISLIGKRVPRVFIKNGEIVGSTGLLEH
- a CDS encoding type II toxin-antitoxin system PemK/MazF family toxin encodes the protein MNVFRGDIYYADLSPVVGSEQGGTRPVLIVQNDVGNKYSPTVIAAAITSQTGKARLPTHIPIPAANCGLEKDSVVLLEQVRTIDKQRLKERMGHIGDESMNRVNEALTISFGL
- the aspS gene encoding aspartate--tRNA ligase, encoding MFQSRTHNCGELRLSDAGKNVTLCGWMENVREVGSNFAFVVLRDFYGTTQLVAESAEMMAAFKEINKESTISVTGTVRERQSKNPKQATGDIEVVPTQITVLGKCRFNSLPFEINKSKEADENARLKYRYLDLRNPEVKKNIILRSNIVAALRASMIDHGFMEITTPILTSSSPEGARDYLVPSRNHPGKFYALPQAPQQFKQLLMASGFDRYFQIAPCFRDEDARADRSPGEFYQLDMEMAFASQEDVFAVLEDVLPPIFAKYGKYNTASSAPFARIAYLDAMEKYGTDKPDLRIDLTVTDVTAEMQGCGFGPFEGAEVRAVVVSDFNETRKFIDKLIADTEVISGSKACWFRLDENGELTGGISKFLIDRKDAVVEKLGLKPNSFVALAAGKKLTAQKTAGVLRKLLGASVPGHMDKEKYEFCWIVDFPMYEIGEESGELEFCHNPFSMPQGGLEALESKEPLDILAYQYDLVCNGVELSSGAVRNHDPDLMIKAFNIVGLGEEDVRAKFPAMYGAFCYGAPPHAGIAPGVDRMVMLLAGEDSIREVIPFPMNKNAQDLMMGAPSEVDPKQLSDVHIAIIRED
- the trxA gene encoding thioredoxin — encoded protein: MSVLKVTSENYEREVLNSELPVVIDFWASWCGPCRLLAPIIEQFAAEYDGKLKVCKIDVDEEQEIAASYRVMSIPTVVMLKNGEVTATAVGYRSKHSLEEELGLNPPRLRNTDVFR
- a CDS encoding ABC transporter ATP-binding protein, whose translation is MSPILECKKLIKKYGEVVAVNELDFAVEPGCIVGLFGVEGSGKTTLLKLAAGLLTPSGGEVFINGNKPGVDTKRVTAFLPHEESFGDNASVIGALRFYRDFYADFDEEKALSLLSALGIELKEKTADLSKGSLQKLRLSLTLSRNATLYLLDSPVEAVDTATLSYILDSIVSAHTEKSTVIISSRTPSDVERIITHAAFVSAGRIALFENAEKLRADKGKSIHALFTEEYKC
- a CDS encoding DUF1846 domain-containing protein yields the protein MFKVGFDNAKYIAMQSENIEKRIDQFGGKLYLEFGGKLFDDLHASRVLPGFEPDSKIRMLLKVADKAEVVVVINSSDIENSKIRGDLGITYDSDVLRLIDAFRDCGLFVSSVVITQYSDQPACRLFKERLENLGLKVYRHYRIDGYPSNIPLIVSDDGFGKNEYIETSRPLVVVTAPGPGSGKMATCLSQLYHDSKRGIKSGYAKFETFPIWNLPLKHPVNLAYEAATSDLNDVNMIDPFHLEAYGTTAVNYNRDVEIFPVLKALFEQITGGECPYKSPTDMGVNMAGNCIIDDEVVCEASNQEIVRRYYNTVCAAKNGKVSSEAVYKNEMLMKQAGVDESFRPVVAAALDREKETGAPAAAIQLDDGRIITGKTSSLLGAAAAALLNSLKVLGGIHHDILLISPIIIEPIQKLKTVDLGNSNPRLHTDEILIALAISAAMNPTAELALKQLSKLRHAEMHSSVMLASVDESTLKKLGINLTSEPVIRGKRLYRK